One genomic region from Pseudoduganella dura encodes:
- a CDS encoding LysR family transcriptional regulator has protein sequence MTRTGELRQYHYFLTLAQELHFGRAAQLCFITQPALSQQIARLEEAVGVRLFARGQRAVALTPAGEVFRDGVQQLFRLIEDTTRLARAAGGLQDMRLSIGLVEYASVPMLPAALKRLRALYPEVRVSRREMDAAAQVEALQRGGIDLGIAVILDDPSQWLPADGAVSVEPLLSAGWKLLVRDDHPLAAGGQVSLERLALERIVMFGRDVNPSVYDRVLATCRQAGAAPDIVYETSQVQTGVQLAREGLGCMLGTAFALPEPLPGMIALPVPGLPPLAMHAFWRTRETQPVVRDFLEITVEETRRHEVAQARRGT, from the coding sequence ATGACGAGAACCGGCGAGCTGCGGCAATACCATTACTTCCTGACCCTGGCGCAGGAACTGCACTTCGGCCGCGCGGCGCAGCTGTGCTTCATCACGCAGCCGGCACTGAGCCAGCAGATCGCCCGGCTCGAGGAAGCGGTGGGGGTGCGCCTGTTCGCGCGCGGGCAGCGCGCGGTCGCGCTGACACCGGCCGGCGAAGTGTTTCGCGATGGGGTGCAGCAGCTGTTCCGGCTGATCGAGGACACCACGCGCCTCGCGCGCGCGGCCGGCGGCCTGCAGGACATGCGGCTGTCGATCGGCCTCGTGGAATATGCCAGCGTGCCGATGCTGCCCGCCGCGCTGAAGCGGCTGCGCGCGCTCTACCCGGAAGTCAGGGTTTCGCGCCGCGAGATGGATGCGGCGGCCCAGGTCGAGGCGCTGCAGCGCGGCGGCATCGACCTCGGCATCGCGGTGATCCTCGACGACCCTTCGCAATGGCTGCCGGCCGATGGCGCGGTGAGCGTCGAGCCGCTGCTGTCCGCCGGCTGGAAGCTGCTGGTGCGCGACGACCATCCGCTGGCGGCCGGCGGCCAGGTGAGCCTGGAACGGCTGGCGCTGGAGCGCATCGTGATGTTCGGGCGCGACGTCAATCCTTCGGTGTACGACCGCGTCCTGGCCACGTGCCGCCAGGCCGGCGCCGCGCCGGACATCGTCTATGAAACCAGCCAGGTGCAGACCGGCGTGCAGCTGGCCCGCGAAGGGCTCGGCTGCATGCTGGGCACCGCGTTCGCGCTGCCCGAGCCGCTGCCGGGCATGATCGCGCTGCCGGTACCCGGGCTGCCGCCGCTGGCAATGCACGCGTTCTGGCGCACACGGGAAACGCAGCCGGTGGTGCGGGATTTTCTCGAGATCACGGTCGAGGAGACCCGCCGCCACGAGGTCGCGCAGGCCCGGCGCGGGACTTAG